From a region of the Lactuca sativa cultivar Salinas chromosome 4, Lsat_Salinas_v11, whole genome shotgun sequence genome:
- the LOC111917722 gene encoding SNF1-related protein kinase regulatory subunit beta-3, whose amino-acid sequence MNNSHCQDQETPVVAGFEVPTSPDASYNNIYTATEDDGRDPPIVPQHLQHTVLSYSYPKNGDPAARLPDPQHVVLNHLYIENREAPRSVVALGFSHRFRSKYVNVVLYKPVQRRGSSIS is encoded by the exons ATGAACAATTCTCATTGTCAAGATCAG GAAACACCTGTGGTGGCTGGATTTGAAGTCCCAACATCACCGGATGCAAGTTACAACAACATCTACACTGCAACCGAAGATGATGGGCGGGACCCACCCATAGTCCCACAACACCTACAACACACAGTTCTAAGCTATAGCTACCCGAAAAACGGCGACCCAGCTGCCCGACTGCCCGACCCACAACATGTGGTGCTGAATCATCTTTACATTGAGAACAGAGAGGCACCTCGGTCAGTTGTGGCTCTTGGGTTCTCTCATCGTTTTCGGTCAAAATACGTGAATGTTGTACTTTATAAACCGGTTCAAAGAAGGGGAAGTAGCATCTCTTGA